The Miscanthus floridulus cultivar M001 chromosome 17, ASM1932011v1, whole genome shotgun sequence genome has a window encoding:
- the LOC136517067 gene encoding glycerol-3-phosphate acyltransferase 5-like, with product MTMPTSSSTAAASPRARRSRSVVAELEGALLRSADTFPYFMLVAFEASGLPRFVLLLALWPLLRLLELGAGPGRRRDLALRAAAFVATVGVPRAEVEAVSRAVLPKFMADDVDPAAWAAFGSCEGKRVVVTRMPRVMVERFAKEHLGAHAVVGCDLEYSRLRRSTGLLKGAGLEAVAARVRALFAGDDRPDLGIGGSEMARSFLTFCQGQLRPPFTADHETNAPPFRPVIFHDGRLVCRPTPFMSLVILLWLPLGVLVAFVRIAVGLMVPIRTIPYIAPVFGGAVIIHGRAPPPVRVSDAATDDGGSPSGVLFVCTHRTLMDPVVLATVLGRRVAALTYSISRLSEILSPIPTVRLTRDRDVDAARMRAELARGDVAVCPEGTTCREPFLLRFSKLFAELSDSIVPVAMNYRVGLFHPTTARGWKAMDPIFFFMNPRPVYEVTFLNQLPAEATCAAGKSPVDVANYVQRILAATLGFECTTLTRKDKYTVLAGNDGIVNAKPAAAGKPASWQSRVKEVLGFLLH from the exons ATGACGATGCCGACGTCGTCCTCAACGGCGGCGGCGTCGCCGCGCGCGCGGCGGTCCCGGTCCGTGGTGGCCGAGCTGGAGGGCGCGCTGCTGCGGAGCGCGGACACGTTCCCGTACTTCATGCTCGTGGCGTTCGAGGCGTCCGGCCTGCCGCGCTTcgtgctgctgctggcgctgtggCCCCTGCTGCGGCTGCTGGAGCTGGGGGCCGGTCCGGGCCGGCGGCGCGACCTGGCGCTGCGCGCCGCCGCGTTCGTGGCCACCGTCGGGGTGCCCCGCGCCGAGGTGGAGGCCGTGTCCCGGGCCGTGCTGCCCAAGTTCATGGCCGACGACGTCGACCCCGCGGCGTGGgccgccttcgggagctgcgaggGGAAGCGCGTCGTCGTCACGCGGATGCCCCGCGTCATGGTGGAGAGGTTCGCCAAGGAGCACCTCGGCGCGCACGCGGTGGTCGGCTGTGACCTCGAGTACAGCCGGCTCAGGCGATCCACGGGGCTCCTGAAAGGCGCCGGCCTTGAGGCCGTCGCCGCCCGTGTGCGCGCGCTGTTCGCCGGCGACGACCGGCCGGACCTCGGGATCGGCGGGTCAGAGATGGCGCGCTCGTTCTTGACATTCTGCCAG GGGCAGCTCAGGCCACCGTTCACCGCGGACCACGAGACGAACGCGCCACCGTTCCGGCCGGTCATCTTCCACGACGGCCGCCTGGTGTGCCGGCCCACGCCATTCATGTccctcgtcatcctcctctggcTGCCCCTCGGCGTGCTGGTCGCCTTCGTCCGGATCGCCGTCGGCCTCATGGTCCCCATCAGGACCATCCCCTACATCGCGCCGGTCTTCGGCGGCGCCGTGATCATCCACGGCCGCGCGCCTCCCCCAGTCAGAGTCAGCGACGCCGCCACGGACGACGGCGGCTCTCCCTCGGGGGTCCTCTTCGTCTGCACGCACCGCACGCTCATGGACCCCGTGGTGCTGgccaccgtgctcggccgccgcgtggccgccttgACCTACTCCATCTCCCGCCTCTCGGagatcctctccccgatcccgacCGTGCGCCTGACGCGCGACCGGGACGTGGACGCGGCGCGCATGCGCGCGGAGCTGGCCCGGGGCGACGTGGCCGTGTGCCCCGAGGGCACCACGTGCCGGGAGCCCTTCCTGCTCCGCTTCTCCAAGCTCTTCGCGGAGCTCAGCGACAGCATCGTGCCCGTGGCGATGAACTACCGCGTGGGGCTCTTCCACCCGACGACGGCGCGCGGGTGGAAGGCCATGGAccccatcttcttcttcatgaacccGCGGCCCGTGTACGAGGTGACGTTCCTGAACCAGCTCCCCGCGGAGGCGACGTGCGCGGCGGGGAAGAGCCCCGTGGACGTAGCCAACTACGTCCAGCGGATACTCGCCGCCACGCTCGGGTTCGAGTGCACCACCCTCACGAGGAAGGACAAGTACACGGTGCTCGCCGGCAACGACGGCATCGTCAACGCCAAGCCGGCGGCGGCCGGGAAGCCGGCTTCTTGGCAGAGCCGCGTGAAGGAGGTCCTCGGGTTCCTGCTCCACTAA
- the LOC136517817 gene encoding peptidyl-prolyl cis-trans isomerase FKBP20-1-like gives MAETIDLSGDGGVLKTVVRKAKDDAIAPSESLPLVDVHYEGTLAETGEVFDTTHEDNSIFSFEVGQGAVIKAWDIALRTMKVGEVAKITCKSEYAYGAAGSPPEIPPNATLIFEVELVACRPRKGSSVGSVSDEKARLEELKKQRELAAATKEEEKKKREEAKAAAAARVQAKLDAKKGKGKGKGK, from the exons ATGGCAGAGACGATAGATCTATCAGGGGATGGAGGTGTTCTTAAGACAGTAGTCCGGAAAGCAAAAGACGATGCTATAGCGCCATCTGAGAGCCTGCCCTTAGTTGATG TTCATTATGAAGGTACACTTGCTGAGACTGGTGAAGTTTTTGATACCACCCATGAAGACAACTCTATTTTCTCATTTGAAGTTGGACAAGGGGCTGTCATCAAGGCATGGGATATAGCCTTAAGAACTATGAAG GTTGGCGAGGTTGCAAAAATTACATGCAAGTCAGAATATGCATATGGAGCTGCAGGCTCACCACCAGAGATACCTCCTAA TGCAACACTTATTTTTGAGGTGGAGCTAGTAGCTTGTAGGCCGAGGAAAGGTTCAAGTGTGGGCAGTGTATCTGATGAGAAAGCCAGACTTGA GGAACTTAAGAAGCAACGAGAGCTAGCTGCTGCTaccaaagaagaagagaaaaagaagAGGGAGGAAGCGAAAGCTGCTGCAGCAGCCCGGGTACAAGCAAAGCTTGATgcgaagaaggggaagggaaaaGGAAAGGGAAAATAG
- the LOC136516588 gene encoding probable protein S-acyltransferase 16 produces MGGRPGYLTLPIFSVVAAIGYVYYTTVFVAVPRWLGLSTAAGVANAAAFTALAAACLATYAVAVRRDPGRVPPGFVPDVEDAESTVHEIKRKGGDSRYCQKCCHYKPPRAHHCHVCKRCVLKMDHHCIWINNCVGHGNYKIFLVFVLYAVVASFYALILIIGSVLHSVPKDEQPGSDSSRTSIIICGVILSPLALALAVLLGWHIYLILQNKTTIEYHEGVRAMWLAEKGGDIYHHPYDLGVYENLISVVGPNIFCWLCPVLNTVGNGLRYRTSYDVPIFTPM; encoded by the exons ATGGGGGGCCGGCCGGGGTACCTCACCCTGCCGATCTTCTCCGTGGTCGCGGCGATCGGGTACGTCTACTACACCACGGTGTTCGTGGCCGTGCCGCGGTGGCTGGGCCTGTCCACGGCTGCGGGGGTAGCCAACGCCGCCGCGTTCACGGCGCTAGCAGCCGCTTGCCTCGCCACCTACGCCGTCGCCGTGCGCAGGGACCCCGGGCGGGTGCCGCCGGGCTTCGTGCCCGACGTCGAGGACGCCGAGAGCACCGTCCACGAGATCAAGCGCAAG GGTGGTGACTCGAGATATTGCCAGAAATGTTGCCACTATAAACCTCCACGTGCACACCATTGCCATGTTTGCAAGAGATGTGTTCTAAAAATG GACCATCATTGCATTTGGATTAATAACTGTGTTGGACATGGGAACTACAAGATTTTCTTGGTCTTTGTATTGTATGCTGTGGTTGCAAGCTTCTATGCATTG ATTCTGATCATAGGGAGCGTTTTGCACAGTGTTCCTAAAGATGAGCAGCCAGGCAGCGATTCTTCTCGAACATCCATT ATTATCTGTGGGGTCATTCTTTCTCCATTAGCGTTAGCATTGGCAGTGCTCTTGGGTTGGCATATTTACCTCATATTACAGAATAAAACTACAATTGAG TACCATGAAGGAGTTCGAGCAATGTGGTTGGCAGAAAAAGGTGGAGATATCTATCATCATCCATATGACCTTGGTGTCTATGAGAATCTTATTTCA GTTGTGGGGCCTAACATATTTTGCTGGCTCTGCCCTGTATTGAATACTGTTGGAAATGGCCTCCGGTACCGTACATCCTATGATGTTCCGATATTTACACCAATGTGA